One genomic window of Myxococcales bacterium includes the following:
- a CDS encoding glycosyltransferase, with product MMRGENIVCFAKDWTEDPTSNNHVMKLLGRDNKVLWLNSIATRTPSLTSGRDMGKIVSKLRSFAKGPTHIAGGLDVYTPIVLPFPHSAVAQRVNEHVVRESLRFLRGQRGMREFQLWTFLPTAEKYVGKLGESLSVYYCTDEWSHFSYVDKDKIVAMERSLCQRADLVFCTARTLLERKGAYNPNTFLASHGVDQAHFAKALDEKTEIAEELRRLPRPILGFIGLVQDWVDIEFFAYLAEKRKDWSIVVVGKSLVDLSRLQKYPNIHLLGRKAYEELPSYCKGFDVSLIPFVSNELTRNVNPIKLREYLSAGLAVVSTDIPEVTLYADDPRAKQGAMSGAVLVGRTHEELFAHCERVLREDSPERRRARSEEMKKETWEVKVGELGDHVLRVRERKLAARG from the coding sequence ATGATGCGTGGTGAGAACATCGTCTGTTTTGCCAAAGACTGGACCGAAGATCCGACCAGCAACAACCACGTGATGAAGCTGCTCGGGCGGGACAACAAGGTCCTCTGGCTGAACTCCATCGCCACGCGGACCCCAAGCCTCACGAGCGGCCGCGACATGGGGAAGATCGTGTCGAAGCTCCGCAGCTTCGCGAAGGGGCCTACCCACATCGCGGGCGGGCTCGACGTGTATACGCCGATCGTGCTGCCGTTCCCCCATAGCGCCGTGGCGCAGCGCGTGAACGAGCACGTCGTGCGCGAGAGCCTGCGCTTTCTGCGTGGCCAGCGCGGCATGCGCGAGTTCCAACTCTGGACCTTCCTGCCGACGGCCGAGAAATACGTCGGCAAGCTCGGCGAGTCCCTCTCCGTCTACTACTGCACCGACGAGTGGTCGCACTTCAGCTACGTCGACAAGGACAAGATCGTGGCCATGGAGCGGTCGCTCTGCCAGCGCGCGGACCTCGTCTTCTGCACGGCGCGCACCCTCCTCGAGCGCAAGGGGGCGTACAACCCGAACACCTTCCTCGCCTCGCACGGCGTCGATCAGGCTCACTTCGCGAAGGCGCTCGACGAGAAGACCGAGATCGCCGAGGAGCTCCGCCGCCTGCCGCGGCCCATCCTCGGCTTCATCGGGCTCGTCCAGGATTGGGTCGACATCGAGTTCTTCGCGTACCTCGCCGAGAAGCGAAAAGACTGGTCGATCGTGGTGGTTGGGAAGTCGCTCGTGGACCTGTCGAGGCTGCAGAAATACCCCAACATCCACCTGCTCGGCCGCAAGGCCTACGAGGAGCTCCCCTCGTACTGCAAAGGGTTCGACGTCTCCCTCATCCCGTTCGTGTCGAACGAGCTCACGCGCAACGTGAACCCGATCAAGCTCCGCGAGTACCTGTCGGCGGGCCTCGCGGTCGTGTCGACCGACATCCCCGAGGTCACGCTGTATGCCGACGATCCGCGCGCGAAACAGGGGGCGATGAGCGGCGCCGTCCTCGTGGGGCGCACCCACGAGGAGCTCTTCGCGCACTGCGAGCGGGTGCTCCGGGAGGACTCCCCGGAGCGCCGCCGCGCGCGCTCGGAGGAGATGAAGAAGGAGACCTGGGAGGTCAAGGTGGGTGAGCTGGGCGACCACGTGCTCCGCGTTCGCGAGCGGAAGCTCGCCGCTCGAGGCTGA
- a CDS encoding polymer-forming cytoskeletal protein, whose translation MTPASNEITALLGQGTAFEGKLRFDGVVRIDGLFKGEIRSEDTLIIGEGAEVFAEIDVAVVIVRGGVVHGNIRARSSVEVHAPARVVGNIHSPSLFIDRGVAFEGACRMDAVPDDEPPA comes from the coding sequence ATGACGCCCGCGTCGAACGAGATCACAGCGCTGCTCGGTCAAGGGACCGCCTTCGAGGGGAAGCTCCGCTTCGACGGCGTGGTCCGCATCGACGGCCTCTTCAAAGGCGAGATCCGCAGTGAAGACACGCTCATCATCGGGGAGGGCGCGGAGGTGTTCGCCGAGATCGACGTCGCCGTGGTGATCGTGCGTGGCGGGGTGGTCCACGGCAACATCCGCGCGCGGAGCTCGGTCGAGGTCCATGCGCCCGCGCGGGTCGTCGGCAACATCCACTCGCCGTCGCTGTTCATCGACCGCGGCGTGGCTTTCGAAGGTGCCTGCCGAATGGACGCGGTGCCGGACGACGAGCCACCGGCGTGA
- the thiS gene encoding sulfur carrier protein ThiS — MRISVNGAPLEVPEGLTVRALVEHLGLAGPVAVEQNREIVPRAEHAARPVGEGDSFELVHFVGGG, encoded by the coding sequence ATGCGCATCAGCGTGAACGGCGCGCCCCTCGAGGTCCCGGAGGGGCTCACGGTGCGGGCCCTCGTGGAGCACCTCGGGCTAGCCGGACCGGTCGCCGTCGAGCAGAACCGCGAGATCGTCCCGCGCGCCGAGCACGCGGCGCGGCCCGTCGGCGAGGGCGACAGCTTCGAGCTCGTCCATTTCGTGGGCGGGGGCTAG
- a CDS encoding 2-oxoglutarate dehydrogenase E1 component has protein sequence MFEEFGINAGFVEELHARYQQSPQSVDEQWRSFFAEQRRAGGTHETHGDTGGHAARMDQASVARPATPAPRPTITATGPVVPPQRLLDAAALQGRVYELVNAYRVRGHMHAHLDPLGPPPEPGDEFNLSRFDLHASQLDEMFPTVGISGLPPHATLRTIVAHMRETYSSSIGVEFTHIENATQRLWLEEKMESCKNRPVLDHGEVLRILTKLTDAENLEHFVHQNFVGAKRFSLEGAESMIAMLDLLVEEAGKHDVDEIVLGMAHRGRLNVLVNVMGKPPRELFAAFRDNRPERFVGGGDVKYHLGHSIDRVTASGHTIHLTLAFNPSHLEFVNPVVEGRVRAKQDRRKRNGVMPLLIHGDAAFIGQGIVPETLNLAGLEGYATHGTVHLVVNNQIGFTTLPSDSRSTRYCTDIARMMRVPVFHVNGEDPEAVIHVARLAIEYRQRFGEDVVIDMYCYRRYGHNEADEPRFTQPTMYATIDKKPTIREVYVRRLLRSGHIDEGRAGALQVERKAALEFALEEEKQGDYNQPPPAMGGVWEGYAGGANADTPEVPTQVSREHLGALAATLAEVPAGFNPNPKVLKLIEGRRDKVAAGQAFDWGTAEHLAFGTLVQEGFRVRLSGQDARRGTFTHRHAVLFDAANGARHTPLASLPGAAPFEVWDSPLSEAGVLGFEYGYSLDFPDALVLWEAQFGDFANGAQVIIDQFIISGEDKWKRLSGLVLLLPHGYEGQGPEHSSARVERFLTLAAQDNIQVMNLTTPAQLFHALRRQVKRKWRKPLVIFTPKSLLRHPKAVSTVDDLADGEFRKVLVEANPTIQPSAVKRVLLCSGKVYYDLVDARDAAGRTDVAILRLEQLYPLDASLPEALAPYADGTPLVWVQEEPRNAGAWYFLCANLTGAVGNRLPLSSVTRAASASPATGSTASHKLEQKRLMEEALG, from the coding sequence ATGTTCGAGGAGTTCGGAATCAACGCAGGCTTCGTCGAGGAGCTCCACGCGCGCTACCAGCAGAGCCCGCAGTCGGTGGACGAGCAGTGGCGCTCGTTCTTCGCCGAGCAGCGCCGCGCCGGCGGGACCCACGAGACCCACGGTGACACCGGCGGACACGCGGCGCGCATGGACCAGGCGAGCGTCGCGCGCCCGGCCACGCCGGCGCCGCGCCCGACCATCACCGCCACCGGACCGGTCGTGCCTCCGCAGCGGCTGCTCGACGCCGCCGCGCTCCAGGGCCGCGTCTACGAGCTCGTGAACGCCTACCGCGTCCGTGGCCACATGCACGCGCACCTCGATCCGCTCGGCCCACCGCCGGAGCCGGGCGACGAGTTCAACCTCAGTCGGTTCGACCTCCACGCCTCCCAGCTCGACGAGATGTTCCCCACCGTGGGCATCTCCGGCCTGCCCCCGCACGCCACGCTCCGCACGATCGTCGCGCACATGCGCGAGACGTACTCCAGCTCCATCGGCGTCGAGTTCACGCACATCGAGAACGCGACGCAGCGGCTCTGGCTCGAAGAGAAGATGGAGAGCTGCAAGAACCGCCCGGTGCTCGATCACGGCGAGGTGCTGCGGATCCTGACCAAGCTGACCGACGCGGAGAACCTCGAGCACTTCGTCCACCAGAACTTCGTCGGCGCGAAGCGCTTCTCGCTCGAGGGCGCCGAGAGCATGATCGCGATGCTCGACCTCTTGGTGGAGGAGGCTGGCAAGCACGACGTCGACGAGATCGTGCTCGGGATGGCGCACCGCGGACGGCTCAACGTGCTCGTCAACGTGATGGGGAAGCCGCCGCGCGAGCTCTTCGCCGCGTTCCGCGACAACCGCCCGGAGCGCTTCGTGGGCGGCGGCGACGTGAAATACCACCTCGGTCACTCCATCGACCGGGTGACCGCGTCCGGGCACACCATCCACCTCACGCTGGCGTTCAACCCGAGCCACCTCGAGTTCGTGAACCCCGTCGTCGAGGGCCGCGTTCGCGCGAAACAAGACCGCCGCAAGCGCAACGGCGTCATGCCGCTGCTCATCCACGGCGACGCGGCGTTCATCGGTCAGGGCATCGTCCCCGAGACCCTCAACCTCGCTGGGCTCGAGGGCTACGCGACGCACGGCACCGTGCACCTCGTCGTCAACAACCAGATCGGCTTCACCACCCTGCCAAGCGACTCTCGCTCCACGCGGTACTGCACCGACATCGCGCGCATGATGCGCGTGCCGGTGTTCCACGTGAACGGCGAGGACCCCGAGGCCGTGATCCACGTCGCTCGCCTCGCGATCGAGTACCGCCAGCGCTTCGGCGAAGACGTCGTGATCGACATGTACTGCTACCGTCGCTACGGGCACAACGAGGCGGACGAGCCTCGCTTCACGCAGCCCACGATGTACGCGACGATCGACAAGAAGCCGACGATCCGTGAGGTGTACGTGCGGCGGCTGCTCCGCTCCGGGCACATCGACGAGGGCCGCGCGGGCGCGCTCCAGGTCGAGCGCAAGGCCGCGCTGGAGTTCGCGCTCGAAGAGGAGAAGCAGGGCGACTACAACCAGCCCCCGCCCGCCATGGGCGGCGTGTGGGAGGGCTACGCCGGCGGCGCAAACGCCGACACCCCCGAGGTCCCGACGCAGGTGTCCCGCGAGCACCTCGGCGCCCTCGCCGCGACGCTCGCGGAGGTACCCGCGGGCTTCAACCCCAACCCGAAGGTGCTGAAGCTCATCGAGGGCCGCCGGGACAAGGTCGCCGCGGGGCAGGCGTTCGACTGGGGCACCGCCGAGCACCTCGCGTTCGGCACCCTGGTCCAAGAGGGCTTCCGCGTGCGCCTCTCCGGGCAAGACGCCCGCCGCGGCACGTTCACCCATCGCCACGCGGTGCTGTTCGACGCGGCGAACGGAGCCCGCCATACGCCCCTCGCTTCGCTGCCTGGCGCCGCGCCGTTCGAGGTCTGGGACAGCCCGCTGTCGGAGGCAGGCGTCCTCGGCTTCGAGTACGGCTACTCCCTCGATTTCCCCGACGCGCTCGTCCTCTGGGAAGCCCAGTTCGGCGACTTCGCGAACGGCGCGCAGGTCATCATCGACCAGTTCATCATCTCGGGCGAAGACAAGTGGAAGCGCCTCTCCGGGCTCGTCCTGCTCTTGCCGCACGGCTACGAGGGGCAAGGCCCGGAGCACTCCAGCGCGCGCGTCGAGCGCTTCCTCACGCTCGCAGCCCAGGACAACATTCAGGTGATGAACCTCACCACGCCCGCTCAGCTCTTCCACGCGCTGCGGCGTCAGGTGAAGCGCAAGTGGCGCAAACCATTGGTAATTTTCACCCCCAAGAGCCTCCTTCGGCACCCGAAGGCGGTCTCGACCGTCGACGACCTCGCCGACGGCGAGTTCAGGAAAGTGCTGGTCGAGGCGAACCCCACGATCCAGCCGAGCGCGGTCAAGCGCGTGCTCCTCTGCAGCGGGAAGGTCTACTACGATCTCGTCGACGCTCGCGACGCGGCGGGCCGCACCGACGTGGCCATCCTGCGGCTCGAGCAGCTCTACCCGCTCGACGCCTCGCTGCCCGAGGCCCTCGCGCCCTACGCCGACGGCACGCCGCTCGTGTGGGTCCAGGAAGAGCCCCGGAACGCCGGCGCCTGGTACTTCTTGTGCGCGAACCTGACGGGCGCCGTGGGCAACCGCCTGCCACTCTCGTCGGTCACGCGCGCGGCGTCCGCCAGCCCCGCTACAGGCAGCACGGCGAGCCACAAGCTCGAGCAGAAGCGCCTCATGGAAGAAGCTCTCGGCTAG
- a CDS encoding mechanosensitive ion channel, with protein MLANYRDTLALLVCIVALAALINRFAKEHRWVLRRLVSLFALLLLARGLAFALSQAGAPAWEHRMLGAAALLSSFAWVNVGGATLFDLVLPRLGVRPSRLVSDLLLGAAYIVATGIVLAESGLALSSVITTGAVLSAVLALSLQTTLGNVLGGVTLQLEGSVKVGDWIQLDNGKQGIVRDMRWRHTVVETRDCDTVIIPNATLLSTAITILGRRGGKPVPHRMWVYFNVDFRYSPARVVQVVQEALTASPIPNVASTPPPTVVCLDFARDNRHSFAYYGARYFIEDLGPDDPTSTVVRARLHAALRRAKIPLARPAGTQFVRLESDEVDTRREARHEQRRLDALRQVALFSSLTEEELAILQTELEYVPFASGEMITRQGARAHWLYVLGSGSANVVATHEDGSTAQLATLHAPNYFGEMGLMTGAPRVADVIATSEVECFRLTKEGFEKVLLKRPEIVKELSARLAERRRELRSAADARPARPGEEEEQIFEAIQRFFGLRS; from the coding sequence GTGCTCGCCAACTACCGAGACACCCTCGCGCTCTTGGTCTGCATCGTCGCGCTCGCGGCGCTGATCAACCGATTCGCGAAGGAGCACAGGTGGGTGCTCCGACGCCTCGTGAGCCTCTTTGCGCTGCTGCTGCTCGCGCGGGGGCTCGCCTTCGCGCTCTCGCAAGCCGGCGCGCCCGCCTGGGAGCACCGCATGCTCGGCGCGGCGGCGCTCCTCTCGAGCTTCGCGTGGGTCAACGTCGGCGGCGCGACGCTGTTCGACCTCGTCCTGCCTCGCCTCGGCGTGCGTCCGTCGCGCCTCGTGAGTGATCTGCTCCTCGGCGCCGCCTACATCGTGGCCACGGGCATCGTGCTCGCGGAGTCCGGCCTGGCGCTCAGCTCCGTCATCACGACTGGCGCCGTGCTCTCGGCCGTCCTCGCCCTCTCCCTCCAGACGACGCTCGGCAACGTCCTCGGCGGCGTCACGCTGCAGCTCGAGGGCTCGGTCAAGGTCGGCGACTGGATCCAGCTCGACAACGGCAAGCAAGGCATCGTGCGCGACATGCGGTGGCGCCACACCGTGGTCGAGACGCGCGACTGCGACACAGTCATCATCCCGAACGCGACGCTGCTCTCGACGGCGATCACGATCCTGGGACGGCGCGGCGGCAAGCCCGTGCCGCACCGCATGTGGGTCTATTTCAACGTGGACTTCCGCTACTCCCCCGCGCGGGTGGTGCAGGTCGTCCAGGAGGCCCTGACGGCCTCGCCCATCCCGAACGTCGCCTCCACGCCCCCGCCCACGGTGGTGTGCCTCGACTTCGCGAGGGACAACCGCCATAGCTTCGCCTACTACGGCGCCCGGTATTTCATCGAGGATCTCGGGCCCGACGACCCCACGAGCACGGTCGTGCGCGCGCGCCTCCACGCCGCGCTGCGCCGCGCCAAGATCCCTCTCGCGAGGCCGGCCGGCACCCAGTTCGTGCGGCTCGAGTCGGACGAGGTCGACACGAGGCGCGAGGCGCGCCACGAGCAGCGCCGGCTCGACGCGCTGCGGCAGGTCGCCCTATTCAGCTCGCTCACCGAAGAGGAGCTGGCGATCCTCCAGACCGAGCTCGAGTACGTGCCGTTCGCCTCGGGCGAGATGATCACCCGCCAGGGCGCGCGCGCCCACTGGCTGTATGTGCTCGGATCCGGCTCCGCCAACGTCGTCGCGACCCACGAGGACGGCAGCACCGCCCAGCTCGCGACGCTGCACGCGCCCAACTACTTTGGTGAAATGGGCCTCATGACCGGCGCCCCTCGCGTCGCCGACGTGATCGCGACGAGCGAGGTGGAGTGCTTCCGGCTCACCAAAGAGGGGTTCGAGAAGGTGCTCCTCAAGCGGCCCGAGATCGTGAAGGAGCTCTCGGCGCGACTCGCTGAGCGACGCCGCGAGCTCCGCAGCGCCGCCGACGCGCGCCCTGCCCGGCCCGGTGAGGAAGAGGAGCAAATCTTCGAGGCGATCCAGCGCTTCTTCGGGCTGCGCTCGTGA
- a CDS encoding protein kinase has protein sequence MGSLVGQVIDGRYRVDAVIALGGMGAVLRGTHLVLGQSVAIKIMLDATMRDPLMRERVFREARILAQVRSPAIAAIFDAGLLPDGTLYIVMELLEGDELEALITKRTLNLTQTARLLAQVCEGLADAHAQGIVHRDLKPANIFVVKKLSGELTAKIIDFGISKRVGEVNETTTVTTIIGSPYYMAPEQASSSRDVDHRADIWSLGVILYRVVVGRLPFEGTISAVLAGIRTQDPRFPDGTDPAFRRVIQGCLEKELSRRYQSALEVQAALLPLAEPPRRDSSISQGAVAPAALSASQAARAFVESSGTEKTTLHLSGTGASLAHGRPVPYTDEGEMVTTRMASPLSGGGPSPPNVILPLAGRRQEPLARTAPIGMVAPAAPRAPAAVAAPRASVPPMPASPPMAPVAPMAPIAPMIATPPAPMAPQSPAAAGPRARKGAALVWVLVSVLAVISLAAIANRVRHAPEPPSAPDEAPSGK, from the coding sequence GTGGGTTCGCTCGTCGGTCAGGTGATCGACGGTCGCTACCGCGTGGACGCCGTGATCGCGCTCGGGGGTATGGGCGCGGTGCTCCGCGGCACGCACCTCGTGCTCGGTCAGTCGGTCGCGATCAAGATCATGCTCGACGCGACGATGCGAGATCCGCTCATGCGTGAGCGCGTCTTCCGCGAAGCTCGCATTCTCGCGCAGGTGCGGTCGCCCGCGATCGCCGCGATCTTCGACGCGGGGCTTCTGCCCGACGGGACGCTCTACATCGTGATGGAGCTGCTCGAGGGAGACGAGCTCGAGGCGCTCATCACCAAGCGCACGCTGAACCTCACGCAGACGGCGCGCCTGCTCGCGCAGGTCTGCGAGGGCCTCGCTGACGCACACGCCCAGGGGATCGTGCACCGCGACCTCAAGCCCGCGAACATCTTCGTCGTCAAGAAGCTGAGCGGCGAGCTCACGGCGAAGATCATCGATTTTGGAATCTCGAAGCGCGTGGGCGAGGTGAACGAGACGACGACCGTGACCACCATCATCGGCTCGCCGTATTACATGGCCCCCGAACAGGCGAGCTCGTCGCGGGACGTCGACCACCGCGCCGACATCTGGTCGCTCGGCGTGATCCTCTACCGAGTGGTCGTGGGGAGGCTCCCGTTCGAGGGGACAATCTCCGCGGTCTTGGCCGGGATCCGGACGCAAGACCCGAGGTTCCCCGACGGCACCGATCCGGCGTTCCGTCGCGTCATTCAGGGCTGCCTCGAGAAGGAACTGTCCCGCCGCTACCAGAGCGCGCTGGAGGTCCAGGCCGCGCTCCTTCCGCTCGCGGAGCCCCCGCGCCGCGACAGCTCGATTTCGCAGGGCGCCGTCGCCCCCGCGGCGCTCTCGGCGAGCCAGGCGGCGCGCGCGTTCGTCGAGTCGAGCGGCACCGAGAAGACCACGTTGCATCTCAGCGGCACGGGCGCTTCGCTCGCCCACGGACGGCCGGTGCCCTACACGGACGAGGGCGAGATGGTCACGACGCGTATGGCGTCGCCGCTGTCCGGGGGAGGGCCGAGCCCACCCAACGTCATCTTGCCGCTCGCGGGTCGCCGCCAGGAGCCCCTCGCGCGGACGGCGCCGATCGGGATGGTGGCCCCGGCGGCTCCTCGAGCGCCCGCCGCGGTCGCCGCGCCTCGCGCGTCGGTCCCACCGATGCCGGCGTCTCCGCCGATGGCGCCCGTCGCGCCGATGGCGCCCATCGCGCCGATGATCGCGACCCCGCCCGCGCCGATGGCGCCGCAGTCCCCCGCCGCGGCCGGTCCCCGAGCCCGAAAGGGCGCGGCCTTGGTGTGGGTCCTCGTCTCGGTGCTGGCTGTCATCAGCCTCGCGGCCATCGCCAATCGCGTCCGGCATGCCCCGGAGCCGCCCTCCGCTCCCGATGAGGCCCCGAGCGGCAAGTAG
- a CDS encoding PrsW family intramembrane metalloprotease gives MSTKSTTWPPTRPRAPLTGAAVVAALLAVAALVVAVVWGGGLPGLDDRVARFALPEDAPPDTPWVVSRWLRATALSADVRVAPADPLGRALELRAPRREIPALTELLVNPPGLVVRARPARCADPGCPPEDELAIGAPTPPARPGEVIALAPTRRGWGRPVAADRAGEARLAAAELTVRRGDGPTLTVTAAPGSRAAALLANGREIVLSDGIHALYTGPSSPTLTLSFGTDVAAYERARRERVLLTLPPLPPFGPPTVSTPPPDVTLATLALTLPPLLSLLYVAFVRRFDRAHPEPLSLVSITFALGGASTLLALGLEVTSRRLTPWLDPRNLTFGGRLEALPLATLGFTITVGLAEEGAKLLATLYASRRREFDEPVDGVVYGAVAALGFAAAENVVYFAFGRVSPALVAGRAVTAVPVHLFLSGLWGYALGARLVRPRQRVAPALALSALGHGAYDAALVTDGGGVVAVGVVLALAVSFVVVLRAALRHGPVSTASASAARGPRARFRLGRPWAFTSLAALLPALALALMKAAASWEAAGASQRSAFLAPVGLLVVAVAATLWGITATLPLDAVVDDHGLTFAGAARAYSAIHAVAVHGAYVDVASPAGDVELGPGSPRTLAALEAAIRARTTGLTRDSGE, from the coding sequence GTGTCGACAAAGTCCACCACCTGGCCGCCGACCCGCCCGAGGGCTCCCCTCACAGGGGCCGCGGTCGTGGCGGCCCTCCTCGCCGTCGCGGCGCTCGTCGTCGCGGTGGTCTGGGGCGGCGGCTTGCCCGGCCTCGACGACCGGGTCGCGCGGTTCGCGCTCCCAGAGGACGCGCCCCCAGATACCCCGTGGGTGGTAAGCCGCTGGCTCCGCGCCACCGCGCTCTCGGCGGACGTCCGCGTCGCCCCCGCGGACCCCCTGGGCCGGGCGCTCGAGCTCCGCGCGCCGCGTCGTGAGATCCCCGCGCTGACCGAGCTGCTCGTGAACCCGCCAGGCCTCGTGGTGCGCGCGAGGCCCGCGCGATGCGCCGACCCCGGGTGCCCGCCCGAGGACGAGCTCGCCATCGGCGCACCCACGCCTCCGGCCCGGCCCGGCGAGGTCATCGCGCTCGCCCCGACCCGCCGAGGGTGGGGTCGGCCCGTCGCGGCCGACCGCGCCGGCGAGGCGAGGCTCGCCGCCGCCGAGCTCACGGTCCGGCGCGGCGACGGCCCGACGCTGACGGTCACCGCCGCGCCCGGGTCGCGCGCGGCCGCGCTCCTCGCGAACGGGCGGGAAATTGTCCTGTCCGACGGCATACATGCACTCTACACAGGACCGTCGTCACCGACGCTCACGCTCTCCTTCGGCACCGACGTCGCGGCGTACGAGCGGGCGCGCCGCGAGCGCGTGCTCCTCACCCTGCCTCCCCTGCCCCCGTTCGGCCCGCCCACGGTCTCCACGCCCCCGCCCGACGTCACGCTCGCGACCCTCGCGCTCACGCTGCCGCCGCTCCTCTCGCTCCTCTACGTGGCGTTCGTCCGGCGCTTCGATCGGGCCCACCCCGAGCCCTTGTCGCTCGTCTCGATCACGTTCGCGCTCGGCGGGGCGTCCACCCTGCTCGCGCTCGGCCTCGAGGTCACATCCCGTCGGCTGACCCCGTGGCTCGACCCGCGCAACCTCACGTTCGGCGGGCGGCTCGAGGCCCTGCCGCTGGCCACCCTCGGCTTCACGATCACGGTCGGGCTCGCCGAGGAAGGCGCGAAGCTCCTCGCGACGCTCTACGCGTCGCGCCGCCGCGAGTTCGACGAGCCGGTCGACGGCGTGGTCTACGGTGCCGTCGCGGCGCTCGGCTTCGCCGCGGCGGAGAACGTGGTCTATTTCGCGTTCGGGCGCGTTTCGCCCGCCTTGGTCGCGGGGCGCGCGGTCACCGCCGTGCCCGTCCACCTCTTCCTCTCCGGGCTCTGGGGCTACGCGCTCGGCGCGCGCCTCGTGCGCCCACGCCAACGCGTCGCTCCCGCGCTCGCCCTCTCGGCCCTCGGCCACGGCGCGTACGACGCGGCGCTCGTGACCGACGGCGGAGGGGTAGTCGCCGTCGGCGTGGTCCTCGCCCTCGCCGTCTCGTTCGTCGTCGTGCTGCGGGCCGCGCTCCGGCACGGCCCGGTGTCGACCGCGAGCGCGTCGGCGGCGCGGGGCCCTCGCGCCCGCTTCCGGCTCGGGCGGCCCTGGGCGTTCACGAGCCTCGCCGCGCTGCTCCCCGCGCTCGCGCTCGCGCTCATGAAGGCCGCGGCCTCTTGGGAGGCAGCCGGCGCTTCGCAGCGCTCGGCGTTCCTCGCCCCGGTGGGCCTCCTCGTCGTCGCCGTGGCGGCCACGCTGTGGGGCATCACCGCGACGCTGCCCCTCGACGCCGTCGTGGACGACCACGGCCTGACGTTCGCGGGCGCCGCGCGGGCGTACTCGGCGATCCACGCCGTGGCCGTGCATGGGGCCTACGTCGACGTGGCTTCGCCGGCGGGCGACGTCGAGCTAGGCCCCGGCTCGCCGCGCACCCTGGCCGCCCTCGAGGCGGCCATCCGCGCGCGGACAACGGGCTTGACCCGAGACAGCGGAGAGTGA